A region from the Lentimonas sp. CC4 genome encodes:
- a CDS encoding glycoside hydrolase family 97 protein, with protein MKHLNTLLILAATFVFANANAAEVLRSPNETIEVSFEANADQITYTVSFNGETIISPSELGLKSDANAPLEVTNIKRSSFDETWETVWGNYSEIRNHYNEIQLELGKVAKQTVIFRVYDDGIAFRYEIPAASTFNEAYQYEATQINFVSEQPKAWFPLSQVLVSDETDLDTWQPAKKGQKPSKNARYDYKPSVIRTPLTLKLVDDAYIVVHEAEVIQSDVADLQLNDRTLTYNSKIKGAGGQVTSWRTVNIAERPADLIESSMILNLNESNKLKDTSWIKPGVTMWDWRAHGAHADDGFEYGINTESYIRFIDFAAEAGIEYLMIDAEWYGPERDSKSDPKTPIAAVDIKKICAYAKEKGVGMWLYINTKALHAFDVDATLKQYQEWGVVGIKQGFSASEHRSAVEHDMGIIKKCAEYGIMIVRHESAKPTGVNRTYPNMLSYEYVNSMLDSGQRPAATPSRVINNLFVFGLAGPVDRSCGMFDLDSFITREKCHRQLPSTVVSQVAQCMLFPSGLVTLPDIPDAYRRKADLFEFIAELPMDWDQTIALEAEIGKYITLARQAGDAWFVAALADEAGRTTSVSLDFLEEGVTYDVTLYEDAPNAHYEFIGPMNKREAKMQKIKLKPTETRRELYQVKKITAKKGDAIPVVIAPGGGHCMWIRPVK; from the coding sequence ATGAAACACCTCAACACATTATTAATACTCGCTGCGACTTTCGTGTTCGCCAATGCGAACGCGGCGGAAGTGCTGCGCTCACCCAACGAAACGATTGAAGTCTCTTTTGAGGCGAATGCTGACCAGATTACTTATACAGTCAGCTTTAATGGCGAGACCATCATTAGTCCATCGGAACTCGGATTGAAGTCGGATGCCAATGCACCGCTAGAGGTAACCAACATCAAGCGCAGTTCATTCGACGAAACATGGGAAACCGTTTGGGGGAATTATAGTGAAATCCGAAACCATTATAATGAAATCCAACTGGAGCTAGGCAAGGTCGCGAAGCAAACTGTGATTTTTCGGGTGTATGATGACGGCATCGCTTTTCGTTACGAGATTCCAGCAGCAAGCACGTTTAATGAAGCCTACCAGTATGAGGCGACGCAGATAAACTTTGTCTCGGAACAACCAAAAGCCTGGTTTCCCTTATCGCAGGTGCTCGTTTCGGATGAGACAGACCTAGATACGTGGCAGCCCGCAAAGAAAGGGCAGAAGCCGAGCAAGAACGCACGCTATGACTATAAGCCATCGGTCATCCGCACACCACTGACTCTAAAACTGGTGGATGACGCTTACATCGTGGTGCATGAGGCAGAGGTGATTCAGTCGGATGTTGCAGATCTCCAGCTCAACGATCGCACGCTGACTTATAATAGTAAGATCAAAGGCGCTGGCGGGCAAGTTACCTCATGGAGGACGGTTAACATCGCAGAACGTCCGGCGGACTTAATTGAGTCTTCAATGATTCTGAACCTGAATGAGTCTAATAAACTCAAAGATACATCGTGGATCAAACCCGGCGTAACCATGTGGGATTGGCGAGCACATGGCGCGCACGCAGATGATGGATTTGAATACGGAATAAATACAGAGAGCTATATTCGCTTCATCGACTTCGCAGCTGAGGCAGGGATTGAGTATCTGATGATTGATGCCGAGTGGTATGGCCCAGAGCGAGATTCTAAGTCTGACCCTAAGACCCCCATTGCTGCAGTCGATATCAAGAAGATCTGCGCGTATGCAAAAGAAAAAGGTGTAGGGATGTGGCTCTATATCAATACCAAGGCTCTGCATGCATTTGATGTCGATGCGACCCTCAAGCAATATCAGGAATGGGGTGTTGTTGGAATTAAGCAGGGCTTTAGTGCTTCGGAGCATCGCAGTGCGGTTGAGCACGATATGGGAATTATTAAGAAATGTGCGGAGTATGGCATTATGATCGTCCGGCATGAATCTGCTAAGCCGACTGGTGTGAATCGCACGTATCCCAATATGCTCTCGTATGAATATGTGAATAGCATGCTGGATTCTGGTCAACGCCCTGCCGCCACGCCGAGTCGAGTGATCAACAACTTGTTCGTGTTCGGGCTTGCTGGTCCGGTCGATCGCAGTTGCGGCATGTTTGACCTAGACTCGTTTATTACTCGTGAGAAATGCCATCGGCAGTTGCCTTCGACTGTAGTGTCTCAGGTGGCACAGTGTATGTTGTTTCCTAGTGGGCTTGTGACTCTACCCGATATTCCTGATGCCTACCGTCGTAAGGCGGATCTCTTCGAATTCATTGCAGAACTACCGATGGACTGGGATCAAACGATAGCGCTTGAGGCTGAGATTGGGAAATACATCACACTGGCTCGCCAAGCTGGTGATGCCTGGTTCGTCGCGGCATTGGCAGATGAAGCAGGCCGCACAACCAGTGTATCTTTGGACTTTCTCGAAGAAGGCGTAACTTATGACGTTACGCTTTATGAAGACGCTCCAAATGCGCACTACGAATTCATCGGTCCGATGAATAAGCGGGAAGCTAAGATGCAAAAGATAAAGTTGAAGCCGACAGAAACACGTCGTGAATTGTATCAAGTCAAAAAAATCACCGCAAAGAAAGGCGATGCGATTCCTGTAGTCATCGCTCCAGGCGGCGGGCATTGCATGTGGATACGGCCAGTAAAATAG
- a CDS encoding sigma 54-interacting transcriptional regulator — protein sequence MDSSSILIVDHSSEERSLIATLCSSLCSTIDEAEDSIDAMRLFETKRHALVIIDSSVQPTGGFELVVRIRKREPKVRCILLAAVFDQRLRAAVVQWPFLDVVTRPLVISELHATIRVALGKERGETHALSSVAMSNRMDECLALVGNSREIGKVRRELGEVIHNKQPILLSGPEGIGKPDIARLIHNYGPYAKSDFVECRCNEMSSIDLSELLIGPKGRWGIILERARNTTLVLHYVETLPMEVQGWLADSFKKISQSMHVICLAYTSLDEELANGTIDDRLYFEISLCQLDIPRLADRPQDIEEMTRYILKHPERYDIPHQYSEEEIEQFIDECEGLPFERNVDELIESLRSHAPKALTV from the coding sequence ATGGATTCCTCATCAATACTGATTGTCGATCACTCTTCTGAAGAGCGAAGCCTGATTGCGACCCTTTGCTCGAGCCTTTGTTCTACGATCGATGAGGCAGAAGATTCGATTGATGCCATGCGTTTATTTGAAACGAAGCGGCATGCGCTGGTCATCATTGATTCTAGCGTGCAACCGACTGGAGGCTTTGAGCTGGTCGTTCGGATACGTAAACGTGAGCCAAAGGTCAGATGTATCTTGTTGGCAGCAGTGTTTGATCAGCGACTTCGAGCCGCTGTCGTGCAATGGCCATTTTTAGATGTAGTGACTAGACCACTCGTGATTAGTGAATTGCATGCGACGATACGCGTGGCGCTTGGCAAAGAGCGTGGCGAGACACATGCACTCAGTTCAGTTGCGATGAGTAATCGTATGGATGAGTGCCTTGCGTTGGTCGGTAATAGTCGAGAGATCGGTAAGGTGCGCCGCGAGTTAGGAGAAGTGATACATAACAAGCAGCCGATCTTACTCTCTGGCCCTGAGGGGATCGGTAAACCTGATATCGCACGCCTAATTCATAATTATGGCCCTTATGCGAAGAGTGACTTCGTTGAATGCAGGTGTAATGAAATGAGTAGTATCGATTTGAGCGAACTGTTAATCGGTCCGAAGGGGCGTTGGGGGATCATTTTAGAACGAGCGCGTAACACCACGTTGGTGCTGCATTATGTCGAGACCCTACCCATGGAGGTGCAGGGCTGGCTGGCCGATTCATTTAAGAAAATTTCACAGAGCATGCACGTTATTTGTTTAGCTTATACATCGTTAGATGAAGAGCTCGCAAATGGCACGATTGATGATCGTTTGTATTTTGAGATTTCGCTCTGCCAGCTTGATATACCACGATTGGCTGACCGCCCGCAGGATATTGAGGAGATGACTCGTTATATTCTGAAGCACCCTGAGCGTTATGATATTCCACATCAATATAGTGAGGAAGAGATCGAGCAGTTCATCGACGAATGCGAAGGGCTCCCATTTGAGCGTAACGTCGATGAGTTAATAGAGTCTCTTCGCTCACATGCGCCCAAAGCACTCACAGTCTAA
- a CDS encoding LemA family protein, translated as MIEKQKNGCLMGTLIALGVALVIALIGYTYVKGIYNDIVSSDEAVDAGWAQVENVLQRRYDLIPNLVNTVKGFAKQEKDVLTEVTALRSQWAKAGSVSEKAQAATGLEAALGRLMVISERYPDLKSNQNFLRLQDELAGTENRVSVERRRYNEAVQRYNTTIRTFPAVTIAKRMGLEKRDAYFKAVSDASAAPVVDFE; from the coding sequence ATGATTGAAAAACAAAAAAACGGATGCTTGATGGGGACACTCATCGCACTTGGCGTGGCGTTGGTCATCGCGTTGATCGGCTACACCTACGTCAAAGGTATTTACAATGACATCGTGTCCAGCGACGAAGCGGTGGATGCAGGCTGGGCACAGGTAGAGAATGTGCTGCAGCGACGCTACGATTTGATACCCAATCTGGTGAATACGGTCAAAGGCTTTGCAAAGCAGGAAAAGGATGTGTTGACCGAAGTGACTGCCCTGCGCAGCCAGTGGGCAAAGGCCGGTTCGGTCTCGGAGAAAGCACAAGCAGCGACCGGCCTCGAAGCCGCGTTGGGACGCTTGATGGTCATCTCTGAGCGCTACCCGGATCTGAAATCGAATCAAAACTTCCTTCGCCTTCAAGACGAACTAGCAGGCACCGAGAATCGCGTCTCCGTAGAGCGCCGTCGCTACAACGAAGCGGTGCAGCGCTATAACACGACGATCCGCACCTTCCCTGCCGTGACTATAGCTAAGAGAATGGGGCTCGAAAAACGTGACGCGTATTTCAAAGCTGTGAGCGATGCCAGTGCCGCGCCCGTGGTGGACTTCGAGTAG
- a CDS encoding TPM domain-containing protein produces MLRYLLIGLCCLGSLLSCQLNAAGGDSLIARLQPTGSITDKANILPSSQEKRLRGMLDQLNAQTGAALVVVTLPSMEGGQIDDFTSRLFEKWGVGQADKDNGVMLLIAVKERKMRIEVGYGLEGVIPDGVAGSIRDDYVLANFKQGKMATGVESGALALANRIANHYGTTVAAKPTKPVVRQRVKRKDKDDWFVVPFFFLIFGFIMYSKLRNGDDDDDYRGGRYGRRHRSSGWYIGGSSGGSSFGGGSSFGGFGGGSSGGGGASGGW; encoded by the coding sequence ATGCTACGCTATTTATTAATTGGTTTGTGCTGCCTCGGGTCGCTGCTGTCTTGTCAGCTGAATGCGGCGGGGGGTGATAGTTTGATTGCTCGATTGCAGCCTACGGGGAGTATTACCGATAAGGCGAATATCCTCCCATCAAGCCAAGAGAAGCGATTACGCGGTATGTTGGATCAGCTCAACGCGCAGACAGGCGCGGCGTTGGTGGTCGTTACGCTGCCCTCGATGGAGGGTGGACAAATTGATGATTTCACCAGCCGTTTATTTGAAAAATGGGGAGTGGGTCAGGCGGATAAAGATAATGGCGTAATGCTCTTGATCGCAGTGAAGGAGCGTAAGATGCGGATCGAGGTCGGTTACGGCCTCGAGGGCGTGATCCCCGACGGCGTGGCGGGCTCTATTCGAGACGACTATGTGCTGGCGAACTTCAAACAAGGTAAGATGGCGACTGGCGTGGAGTCGGGCGCGCTGGCCTTGGCGAATCGGATTGCGAATCACTATGGGACAACCGTCGCAGCGAAACCGACCAAGCCTGTGGTTCGGCAACGTGTAAAAAGAAAGGACAAAGACGATTGGTTTGTAGTCCCATTCTTCTTTCTGATATTCGGCTTCATCATGTATAGCAAACTTCGCAATGGCGACGATGACGACGACTATCGTGGCGGTCGCTATGGCCGAAGACATCGTAGCAGCGGTTGGTATATCGGCGGAAGTTCCGGCGGCAGCAGCTTCGGAGGCGGCAGTAGCTTCGGTGGCTTCGGCGGAGGGAGTAGCGGAGGTGGAGGCGCTTCTGGCGGTTGGTAG
- a CDS encoding inner membrane CreD family protein, whose protein sequence is MHTHKLTVLSLLAVGFIYICTAVAWFILGGALTHRSVDRSGAFTHEVMKGWGPELRQAHPIAWYDSPAGASGRSAVSPSVSQIDVKLGYEPKRKGLFWYRTYKTEFEAHYEIPNPTPIDQTVYVAFTLPSQDASFNAFTFELDGAGVDEPVLREGTITQAVVIPAHGSAPLKVTYHARGLNRWDYNLGNADRVQNFALTMETDFDEINFPAGTGSPTDRSVISAGGWDLIWDYPDVIGAQSIGMDMPKVLNPGPVASRISFFAPVSLLFFFAVLLIFGAVTGMNLHPMNYFFLAAGCFAFQLLFAYTVDLMPIHLCFFLSAGVSLALVCGYLHAVGGRALTRIALPAQFAYMVLFSYSFFFDGLSGVTIAVGAVATLAVLMVATAKMDWSEVFVSRKRAKGQVPPAMPYVES, encoded by the coding sequence ATGCATACACACAAACTAACAGTCCTCTCTCTACTTGCTGTAGGGTTCATTTATATCTGCACCGCCGTTGCGTGGTTTATACTTGGGGGTGCGTTGACGCATCGCTCGGTGGATCGATCGGGTGCATTCACCCATGAAGTTATGAAGGGCTGGGGCCCTGAATTGCGGCAAGCGCATCCCATCGCATGGTATGATTCGCCAGCGGGTGCGTCGGGGCGTAGCGCGGTGAGCCCGAGTGTGAGCCAGATCGATGTGAAGCTGGGCTATGAGCCGAAACGGAAGGGGCTGTTTTGGTATCGCACTTACAAGACTGAATTCGAGGCACACTATGAAATACCAAATCCGACGCCGATTGATCAGACAGTGTATGTCGCGTTTACCTTACCCTCACAGGATGCGAGTTTTAATGCATTCACCTTTGAGCTGGATGGTGCTGGTGTGGACGAACCTGTCTTACGTGAGGGCACGATCACACAGGCTGTGGTGATCCCTGCGCATGGCAGCGCGCCGTTGAAGGTGACGTATCATGCCCGCGGTTTGAATCGTTGGGATTATAATTTGGGCAACGCAGATCGTGTGCAAAATTTTGCGCTGACGATGGAGACTGACTTTGACGAAATCAATTTTCCAGCTGGCACGGGATCACCCACGGATCGTAGTGTCATCAGTGCGGGTGGTTGGGATTTGATCTGGGACTATCCCGATGTGATCGGTGCACAGTCAATCGGTATGGATATGCCGAAAGTGCTCAATCCTGGCCCCGTCGCGAGTCGTATCAGTTTCTTTGCTCCAGTGTCGCTATTGTTCTTTTTTGCGGTGCTACTGATCTTTGGAGCGGTAACTGGGATGAACCTGCACCCGATGAACTATTTCTTTCTGGCAGCAGGGTGCTTCGCGTTTCAACTGCTGTTCGCGTATACGGTGGATCTAATGCCGATTCATCTGTGTTTCTTCCTCTCGGCAGGCGTATCGCTCGCGCTGGTCTGCGGCTATCTGCATGCAGTCGGTGGCCGTGCGTTGACGCGGATCGCGCTGCCCGCGCAATTCGCTTACATGGTTTTGTTCAGCTATTCCTTCTTTTTCGATGGTCTGAGCGGGGTGACGATTGCCGTCGGTGCAGTCGCGACCTTGGCCGTATTGATGGTCGCAACCGCAAAGATGGATTGGTCAGAAGTGTTCGTGTCCAGAAAGCGCGCGAAAGGGCAGGTGCCACCAGCGATGCCGTATGTGGAATCGTGA
- the rlmN gene encoding 23S rRNA (adenine(2503)-C(2))-methyltransferase RlmN, with translation MSISLEGLRYEALEAELAASGVNPVHAKPLFSAVQRRLLRDNLETSEGILPPVQRWLASEAAVQPCVLDSVDDTASSDGFTRKYLLRLHDGTEVESVQMGFPGRYTACLSSQVGCAMGCVFCATGQMGFSRNLTAGEIVAQAHHVERELRRTQGETLRNIVMMGMGEPLHNFEPTMEALDIITDNRGLNIGPARVAISTVGYIPGIQKLARHPKRYSLAVSLHGASDEERGKLIPINKRWPLADLLEACREYSALKRARVFFAWTLIGGVNDSDDHAHRLAALLKGMDAHVNLIPLNPTEGFDGTMPTEERSRAFQQIIQDAGIPSTIRQRRGIDVSAGCGQLKAKKMKRAR, from the coding sequence ATGAGTATTTCGTTGGAAGGTCTGCGCTATGAGGCGCTGGAAGCTGAATTGGCTGCATCAGGGGTAAATCCTGTGCATGCCAAGCCGCTATTTAGTGCGGTGCAACGGCGTTTGCTGCGAGATAATCTGGAGACCTCTGAGGGGATTTTGCCACCCGTGCAGCGCTGGTTGGCCAGCGAGGCGGCGGTCCAGCCGTGCGTGCTCGATTCAGTGGATGATACCGCCAGTTCGGATGGCTTTACCCGTAAGTATTTGTTACGCCTGCATGATGGCACCGAGGTCGAGTCAGTGCAGATGGGCTTTCCGGGGCGCTACACTGCTTGTCTTAGTAGTCAGGTCGGTTGCGCGATGGGCTGTGTCTTTTGTGCAACGGGGCAAATGGGATTTTCGAGGAATTTGACCGCGGGTGAAATCGTGGCACAGGCGCACCATGTCGAGCGCGAGCTGCGTCGCACCCAAGGCGAAACTCTAAGGAACATCGTGATGATGGGGATGGGAGAGCCCTTGCATAATTTCGAGCCGACCATGGAAGCCTTGGACATCATCACGGACAACCGTGGTTTAAATATTGGACCAGCACGTGTCGCGATCAGCACAGTCGGTTATATTCCCGGCATTCAAAAACTCGCACGCCACCCGAAGCGTTATTCGCTGGCGGTGAGCTTACATGGTGCAAGTGATGAAGAGCGGGGCAAATTGATTCCGATAAATAAGCGCTGGCCCTTGGCTGACTTGCTCGAAGCCTGTCGCGAATATTCGGCGCTCAAGCGTGCGCGCGTGTTCTTTGCATGGACATTGATCGGTGGTGTGAACGATAGCGACGATCATGCGCATCGACTGGCGGCACTTTTAAAAGGCATGGATGCGCATGTGAATTTGATTCCGCTCAACCCGACTGAAGGCTTTGATGGCACGATGCCAACGGAAGAACGCTCACGTGCCTTTCAGCAGATCATTCAGGATGCGGGGATCCCCAGCACGATTCGCCAACGCCGTGGCATTGATGTGTCGGCAGGCTGTGGGCAGTTGAAAGCGAAGAAGATGAAGCGTGCGCGCTGA
- a CDS encoding NfeD family protein codes for MDEILIGLAAYSITMFLLWLLTHQDPQVSDNWKHPFGIFIRMAGLFCLLHLFLTSLPVEAWQAYSVVVFILAFPFIWQLYDCDFMVVGILCWLIYQWAFWFPAKEEVILKNESIQKKKTEVEGLPRYGFATTDLKPVGKVAIDGEERTAISTLGFVSSGDRVLIEGSNGMELRVRKLGPADSDPLMGDD; via the coding sequence ATGGATGAAATTCTGATAGGTTTGGCTGCTTATAGTATCACAATGTTTTTGTTGTGGTTGTTGACTCATCAGGATCCGCAGGTCAGCGACAACTGGAAGCACCCATTTGGTATTTTCATCAGAATGGCTGGGCTCTTTTGCTTGTTACATTTGTTTCTGACATCGCTCCCGGTTGAAGCATGGCAGGCTTATTCGGTTGTGGTATTTATCCTGGCATTTCCGTTTATCTGGCAGCTCTACGATTGTGATTTTATGGTCGTTGGGATCCTCTGTTGGTTGATTTACCAGTGGGCATTTTGGTTCCCCGCGAAGGAGGAGGTCATTCTAAAAAACGAATCGATCCAAAAGAAGAAAACAGAAGTTGAAGGCTTACCCAGATACGGCTTTGCCACGACAGACTTGAAGCCGGTGGGGAAGGTTGCAATTGATGGTGAAGAACGCACTGCGATCTCGACGCTTGGGTTCGTCAGCAGTGGAGATCGAGTCTTAATCGAAGGCTCGAACGGTATGGAGCTTCGAGTTCGCAAGCTTGGACCTGCGGACAGTGATCCCCTCATGGGGGACGATTGA
- a CDS encoding DUF3142 domain-containing protein, which yields MFCALPVFRCFILLLCGLSVLRAVDVPHQAYVWQRQWTPRLIDSIEAHAAELDGLTVLVAELSPSADGGSVVRVPVDYEALAATSLPISFAVRVGNYRGPFDADQPMTRRLLSEVRVALDQARATGVVAAAVEIDFDCATRQLEGYAEWLRALRPVLGEVPLSVTTLPTWMTRPQAFGELVGLTDHFVLQVHSVKRPDSIESNVMLCDPDDALRWAAEASAFSVPYHVALPTYGYRVGFDQAGALVKVSGENAPLVDDPELRYRVIRAEPVALSEVVRALQNALPDHCEGVIWYRLPIGRERFNWDAVTWRAVMAGHVGQSSWQVQGVAQADGLIEIQLEQRSLLAMEPPQQVTVEWADAAVIAWDGQRNYSVKTEPDHALTFQWPDTMAAPLLPQGTRWTIGWLRMDAEAALHFTLIP from the coding sequence ATGTTTTGTGCGCTACCAGTCTTCCGATGCTTCATACTTCTGCTTTGCGGCTTGAGTGTGCTGCGTGCGGTGGATGTGCCGCATCAGGCGTATGTGTGGCAGCGTCAGTGGACGCCGCGTTTAATTGATTCGATTGAGGCGCATGCTGCCGAGTTGGATGGTCTTACCGTGCTGGTTGCGGAGCTCTCGCCTTCGGCGGATGGCGGATCGGTAGTGCGTGTGCCAGTCGATTACGAAGCGCTGGCTGCGACGTCGCTCCCGATAAGTTTTGCGGTTCGAGTTGGGAATTATCGTGGACCGTTTGATGCGGATCAACCTATGACGCGGCGCTTGTTGAGCGAAGTGCGTGTGGCGTTGGATCAAGCGCGTGCGACTGGTGTGGTTGCTGCCGCAGTGGAGATTGATTTCGATTGTGCGACGCGTCAATTGGAGGGCTATGCGGAGTGGTTGCGCGCGTTGCGTCCGGTGCTGGGTGAGGTGCCGCTATCGGTCACGACGTTGCCGACGTGGATGACGCGTCCGCAGGCCTTTGGTGAATTGGTGGGGCTGACGGATCATTTTGTATTGCAGGTGCACAGTGTGAAGCGACCCGACTCGATTGAGTCGAACGTCATGCTGTGTGATCCTGACGACGCGCTGCGTTGGGCTGCGGAGGCGAGTGCTTTTTCTGTGCCGTATCATGTTGCGCTGCCGACGTATGGGTATCGCGTGGGCTTTGATCAGGCGGGGGCATTAGTCAAAGTGTCGGGCGAGAATGCGCCTTTGGTCGATGACCCGGAGCTACGCTATCGCGTGATTCGTGCAGAGCCTGTTGCGCTGTCGGAAGTCGTGCGTGCCTTGCAGAATGCGCTTCCTGATCACTGCGAAGGGGTGATTTGGTATCGCCTGCCGATTGGGCGGGAGCGGTTCAATTGGGATGCGGTGACCTGGCGTGCGGTGATGGCGGGGCATGTTGGTCAGTCGAGTTGGCAGGTGCAGGGCGTTGCGCAGGCCGATGGATTGATTGAGATACAACTTGAGCAGCGCTCCTTGTTGGCGATGGAGCCGCCGCAACAAGTGACGGTGGAATGGGCGGATGCTGCGGTCATTGCCTGGGATGGGCAGCGTAATTATAGCGTCAAGACTGAGCCAGATCATGCTCTGACTTTTCAATGGCCAGATACGATGGCGGCACCACTTTTGCCGCAAGGCACGCGCTGGACGATCGGTTGGTTGCGGATGGATGCCGAGGCCGCACTTCATTTTACACTCATTCCATAA